In Thiomonas intermedia, the following are encoded in one genomic region:
- the virB5 gene encoding P-type DNA transfer protein VirB5, whose product MKKVLLGVTLSALMSSAAFAQIPVTDGASIAQSIAQQVETIAKWKMQYDQMMSQIEQAKQQYESLTGSRGLGTIMNNPALRDYLPNDWQGVYDAVKNGGYDGLSGTAKAVYDANKIFDSCERVSAGDQRKACEARAVKASQDKGFALDAYDKAKGRINQIDQLMAKINDTSDPKAIAELQGRIAAEQANIQNEQTKLQLYAMVAQAEEKVQAQRQREIQAKTWAAKKPIQVQPLSFSN is encoded by the coding sequence ATGAAAAAGGTTCTTCTCGGCGTCACGCTGTCGGCGCTGATGTCTTCGGCAGCGTTCGCGCAAATTCCCGTCACTGACGGCGCATCCATCGCGCAAAGCATCGCCCAGCAGGTCGAAACGATTGCGAAGTGGAAGATGCAGTATGACCAAATGATGAGCCAGATCGAACAGGCCAAGCAGCAATATGAATCGCTGACTGGCTCGCGCGGCCTGGGCACGATCATGAACAATCCCGCGCTGCGGGATTACCTGCCGAACGACTGGCAGGGTGTCTATGACGCCGTGAAAAACGGCGGCTATGACGGTCTGAGCGGCACGGCCAAGGCCGTGTACGACGCGAACAAGATTTTCGATAGCTGCGAGCGCGTCAGTGCAGGCGATCAGCGCAAGGCGTGCGAAGCGCGGGCCGTGAAGGCATCGCAGGACAAGGGCTTTGCCCTGGACGCCTACGACAAGGCCAAGGGCCGGATCAACCAGATTGACCAGCTCATGGCCAAGATCAACGACACGTCCGACCCGAAGGCCATCGCCGAACTGCAAGGCCGGATCGCGGCCGAACAGGCGAACATCCAGAACGAGCAAACGAAGTTGCAGCTCTATGCGATGGTCGCGCAGGCCGAAGAAAAGGTGCAGGCCCAGCGGCAACGCGAGATTCAGGCCAAGACCTGGGCAGCAAAGAAGCCCATTCAGGTGCAACCGCTGTCGTTCAGCAACTAA
- a CDS encoding EexN family lipoprotein: protein MKKLTVLLVVAGTLSMLAGCKEDKPETPAEVVQTVDWYKAHKAERAEVLAKCKANPGELAATPNCVNASRADSSSTWSAKGGGISPVKPLTADDINKK from the coding sequence ATGAAAAAACTGACCGTTTTGCTGGTTGTAGCGGGCACGCTGTCGATGTTGGCCGGGTGCAAGGAAGACAAGCCGGAAACGCCGGCCGAAGTCGTTCAAACCGTGGACTGGTACAAGGCCCACAAGGCCGAACGCGCCGAAGTCCTGGCGAAGTGCAAAGCGAACCCCGGCGAGCTGGCCGCCACGCCCAATTGCGTGAACGCCAGCCGCGCCGATTCGTCCTCCACATGGAGCGCGAAGGGCGGCGGCATAAGCCCGGTCAAGCCACTGACGGCTGACGACATCAACAAAAAATAG
- a CDS encoding type IV secretion system protein, with the protein MEFMSIQPVALELFLAMKFLFATGVTLYIALTGYALSTGAIDAPFWSFVLASFKAIFFLFLCLEAVKVITSIGWATKVVRALSRIQPQHKSGS; encoded by the coding sequence ATGGAATTTATGAGTATCCAGCCCGTCGCTCTTGAGCTGTTTTTAGCGATGAAATTCCTATTCGCTACAGGCGTCACGCTCTATATCGCATTGACGGGCTATGCGTTGTCAACGGGCGCTATCGACGCGCCCTTTTGGTCGTTCGTTCTTGCCTCCTTCAAGGCAATCTTCTTCCTGTTCTTGTGCCTTGAAGCGGTCAAGGTCATTACATCCATCGGCTGGGCGACGAAGGTTGTTCGCGCTCTATCTCGCATCCAACCACAACATAAGTCAGGGAGTTGA
- a CDS encoding type IV secretion system protein — protein MDPMVFQFIGETVKNATDAFVQPAASSLMFALQMVVLTGVTLYITMTGYAISTGAVESPFWTFVKQCLKIIIIAFFALTADGYISGVMSAINGLEGGLSQAMNSSGGTPMNIYQVLDQSMGKGFELVGICFQRADEAGWNFGSVLGWAIAGIVVAAGTVLVAMLGGAVVIVAKFSLAVMFALGPLFIVALMFPATARFFDSWFSQVMNYVLTIVIMAIVMTFAMKAYDAFIAGADFSGDGDSNPMFAALQIGALTGVLCWIILQAGGMASGLAGGVSMAAMGIRHLMSPISGGLNAAKTAGNIANPMTTRRDMQSGMMVTARRANHLVAGNTMWNPAYRQHVMQNMGKNWGKATGGSVKQ, from the coding sequence ATGGACCCGATGGTTTTTCAATTCATTGGCGAGACGGTCAAGAACGCGACGGATGCCTTCGTGCAACCGGCCGCGTCCAGCCTCATGTTCGCCCTGCAAATGGTCGTGCTGACAGGGGTAACGCTCTACATCACCATGACCGGGTACGCGATTTCGACGGGTGCCGTCGAATCGCCGTTTTGGACGTTCGTAAAGCAGTGCTTGAAGATCATCATCATTGCGTTCTTCGCCTTGACCGCTGACGGCTACATCAGCGGCGTGATGAGTGCCATCAACGGCCTGGAAGGCGGCTTGTCGCAGGCGATGAACTCCAGCGGCGGCACTCCGATGAACATCTATCAAGTGCTGGATCAGTCGATGGGCAAGGGCTTCGAGCTGGTCGGCATCTGCTTCCAGCGCGCCGACGAAGCCGGCTGGAATTTCGGCTCCGTCCTGGGCTGGGCCATCGCCGGTATCGTGGTGGCGGCTGGCACGGTACTGGTCGCCATGCTCGGCGGCGCGGTCGTCATCGTGGCGAAGTTCTCGCTTGCGGTGATGTTTGCCCTTGGGCCTCTGTTCATCGTGGCTTTGATGTTCCCGGCCACGGCCCGGTTCTTCGATAGCTGGTTCTCCCAGGTCATGAACTACGTGCTGACCATCGTCATCATGGCAATCGTGATGACCTTCGCCATGAAGGCATACGACGCATTCATTGCCGGTGCTGACTTCTCCGGCGATGGTGACAGCAACCCGATGTTTGCAGCCTTGCAAATCGGCGCGCTGACGGGCGTTCTCTGCTGGATCATCCTGCAAGCGGGCGGCATGGCTTCCGGGCTGGCCGGTGGCGTCTCGATGGCCGCTATGGGCATCCGTCACTTGATGTCGCCGATTTCTGGCGGTCTGAACGCCGCGAAGACGGCGGGCAACATCGCCAACCCGATGACCACGCGGCGCGACATGCAATCGGGGATGATGGTCACGGCTCGCCGGGCAAACCATCTGGTCGCCGGGAACACGATGTGGAACCCAGCCTATCGGCAGCACGTCATGCAGAACATGGGCAAGAACTGGGGCAAAGCCACTGGCGGTTCTGTCAAGCAATAA
- a CDS encoding conjugal transfer protein TraI gives MKQAFVVLLVVALAGCATNKAVLPSLEGKPRVKINQQAPVPAAPAPVTNETKGE, from the coding sequence ATGAAGCAAGCATTTGTCGTCTTGTTGGTCGTCGCCCTCGCAGGCTGCGCGACTAACAAAGCGGTCTTGCCTTCTCTCGAAGGCAAGCCCCGCGTCAAGATCAACCAGCAAGCGCCCGTTCCTGCGGCTCCTGCACCAGTCACCAACGAAACCAAAGGGGAGTAA
- a CDS encoding virB8 family protein, with protein sequence MFGKKPGVETPTDEKPVFEQAINWESSRVLSVEKSERRAWRVAFASVGIAVLAIAAIAMMMPLKESVPYVIRVDNTTGVPDIVTAITDKAVTGDEVMDKYWLAQYVRARETYDWYTLQRDYNTVGLLSSANVGQGYAQLFEGKDALDKTYGKTVRATVEILSVVPTGKNTGTVRFIKTTKRVDQEGAPGTVTKWVATVAYEYRSTALIKESARLVNPFGFQVLTYRVDPEMVGSVQ encoded by the coding sequence ATGTTCGGAAAGAAACCTGGGGTGGAAACGCCCACTGACGAAAAACCTGTCTTCGAGCAGGCGATCAATTGGGAGTCCTCGCGGGTGCTCTCCGTTGAAAAATCCGAACGCCGGGCGTGGCGCGTTGCCTTCGCTTCGGTCGGTATTGCTGTCCTGGCGATTGCCGCCATCGCCATGATGATGCCGCTCAAAGAGTCGGTGCCTTACGTCATCCGCGTGGACAACACGACGGGCGTTCCTGACATCGTGACGGCCATCACCGACAAGGCGGTGACGGGCGATGAGGTCATGGATAAATACTGGCTCGCCCAATACGTGCGCGCCCGCGAAACCTACGACTGGTACACGCTGCAACGCGACTACAACACGGTCGGCCTGCTGTCCTCGGCGAACGTGGGCCAGGGCTATGCCCAGCTCTTTGAAGGCAAAGACGCCCTGGACAAGACCTATGGCAAGACGGTTCGCGCGACGGTTGAAATCCTGAGTGTGGTTCCGACCGGCAAGAACACCGGAACCGTTCGCTTCATCAAGACGACGAAGCGCGTCGATCAGGAAGGCGCACCGGGCACGGTGACGAAGTGGGTCGCCACGGTGGCCTATGAGTACCGCAGCACGGCGCTTATCAAGGAAAGCGCCCGACTGGTGAACCCCTTCGGCTTTCAAGTGCTGACCTACCGCGTTGACCCTGAAATGGTGGGGA